TTCGACAGGACGACCTGCACGCCAAGGACGGCCGCGAAGGCCCCGAAGAACCGGCCGGGGGTGCGACGCTGCGTTCCGAGGAGGGCCGCCCCCAAGGCCGCCAGCATCACACCGGAAACGACGTTGAGCAGGGTGGCAGGCTCCACGGGATCGCCGCCACCGTACCCACTCCCGCTTTGGTTAAGAGGATGTATCGCAGGATCGGACGGACAGCTACCCGACGAAGAAGCAATCCGGCCAGCATTCGAACGTGCCTTGCGTCAGGGCGTCGCCGGAGGAGGTCGAGACCACAAGCGTCCACACCCCGGCGACGGCGTCGGACACGCCAATCGTCGCTGGTTGGCCGGGGGTTCCCGACGCCTGCGAATGCTCGACGCCCGAGGGCGTCAGCACCGAAATCGTCACGCCGCCCGTCGCGACCGACACGGACACGGCGATGGAGCCGATCGAGGCCAACTGGTATCCGACGGAATACGAGCCGGTGCCCGAGACGTCGTACGAAACGGCGCTTGCGCTCGCGCCTCCGGCGAGCACCACCTGCGCTGCGACGAGCAATCCGGCCAGCATGCAGCCGCGTCCGCGAGTTGTCCTGGGCGTCAATTGAGCACCGTCCTTAGCTCCACCGCGCGCGAGCGCGCGTGGTCGGAAAGGAAGGCCGCCATCTCGGCGGCGGATTGGAATCGCCGCGCCGGGTCCTTGGAGAGGCCCTTGGCAAGGAACCGCTCGACCCAGGCAGGCTGGCCCGCAGGGATGTCCGGCTCGGTGACCGCGATCGCGTTCCGGACTTCGGCGACCGAGCGCCCCTCGAGCTTCAGGTACGGGCGGCCGGTGATGGCGTAGTGGAACATGGCGGCGACGGCGTAGAGGTCGGAGCGGGCGTCCACGGGCCCGCCGATGGCCTGCTCGGGCGCCATGAAATGCGGCGTGCCGGGGGTCAATCCAAGCGAGGTGAGCGAGGGGTCCGCCTCGTCCGTGTGGGCGATGCCAAAGTCGGCGAGCTTGGCCCGGCCGCGCGCGTCGAGGAGCACGTTTGCCGGCTTGATGTCGCGGTGGCAGATGCGCTCGACGTGGATGGCCGCAAGGGCTCCCAGCACGTCGCGGATCACGGCCGACGCCTTGGCCGGAGGCAGCGGGCCCTCGCGGGCGACGAGCTCGTCGAGCGTGCCGCCCTCGACGTATTCGGTGACGAGGAAAAGGTCGTCGTCGTGGGCCACCACGTCGTGGATGCTCACGACGTTGGGATGCCGCACGCGGGCGAGGATGCGGGCCTCCCGCAGGAAGGCGGCGCGCACGGCTTCGGTCGTCGTCCAGGGCGGCAGGAGCTGCTTCACGACGACGCGCCGCTGCAGCGTGGAGTCCGTGGCGAGGTACACGCGACCGAAGGTCCCGTGGCCAAGCACGCGGTGGACGACGTACTTGTCCGGCAATCCCTGCGGATGGAGCCCGCGCTCGACGGCCGGGGGTCCGCGCTTCACGGCGGCGCGGGCCAGCGCCTCGATCACCCGGCATTCGCGGTCGGAGAGCCCAAGCGAGCGCTGCAGGTGCGAAAGCCACGTCCGCTCGTGCGACGAAACCTCGTTGCCCTCGCGCAGAAGCTGGATCATCGTCGCCTGGTAGACCTCGAGCTTGCGGCGGTAGAGCGCCTCGCGGGCGGCCGACTCGTCGGGCCAGAGGTGAGCGGCGAGCCGGTCGGCGGCAAGCCCCGCGCCAAGGCCGATCCCGGCGACGGCCAACGCCACGAGCGGAAGCTGGGCGAGCGCCACGTCGGGGGGGGCGCGCAGCGGCGCCAGCAGCGGCAAGGACAGGAGCGCGGCGCAGGCGCCCGCGCCCACGGGCACGGCGCGGCGCAGGCGCACGTCGAGGTCGAACAGCTGCCAGCGCAGGATCGCGTACATGACGATCGCGACGGCGGCAAGACGCCAGAGCCCGGCCGACTCGAGCAGGAACGGCGTGCGGAGCAGGATCCCGACGGCGGCCACCGAGGCCGGAAGCGCGATCGTCGCGAGCGCAAGTCCCGGCTCGCCGCGCGCCACCATGCCCGCTCCGGCCGCGGCCAGGATCACCGCGCTTGCGCCAAAGATGAGGAAGTAGGCCGACACGGTCTCGGGTCCCATGGCGGCGACGAAGGCGGGGAGGCCCGAGAGCGCCTGGCCCAGCGCGTGGACCACGGCAAACGAGAGGTAGAGGCAAAGGGCGACCGCCACCAAGCGCGCCTGCTCGCGCTCGTGGTGGGCAAGCGGTTGGCGCGAAGCGCGGTCCATGGCCCAGAGGGCAAGGAAGAACGCCGCCATGCGCGGCAGATGGACAAGCCACGGAGCGAGGCCCCCCCAGGTCGCGTTCCAGGCGCCCGGCGCGCCCCGCACGCCGGAGAGCAGCGTGTCGGGCGCAACTGCGATGGCCACGGCCGCCGCGGCGGCGGGCGACAGCGCGAGCACGAGAGCGCGGTTGTCCGCTCCAAGGAGCCCCCCGCGGTGCGGGAAGATCGACACGAAGTAGGCCAGGAAGACATACTGCGGCACGAGGAACGCGATCGACAGCAGGTACAGGCGGTGCGCAAGCTCGGGCGTGGGCGCCATGGCCGCGCCGTTGGTGACAAGCACCTGCGCGCCCCACGCCACGGCGAAAGCGCCAAAGAACGCGTTGAAGGGCCGGCTGGGGCGGACGAGGAGGTAGGCACCCAGCACCGCAAGCGGAATGCCCGAAACTGCGTTGAGAAGCAACGTCTGGTCGATCGTTCTCCCCCCGGGGCCGCGTTGGCGGCCGTCCACGAAGAGCCTGGCGGGTCAATAACGTGCTGTCACAACCCGAGGGACAAACAGACGACGCCGCCAGGGCCGAGTAGCCTTCAACCCGAGGGCGGGGGAATCACCGACTGAAAGACGAGGAGGTTGCGACCAACCCCGACCACGTCGCCGGGCAAAAGCGCGCGAAAGCCGCCCGGCGGCAGCCGGCGCCAGTTGACGTACGTTCCGTTTCGGCTGAACAGATCGACCACGCCGATCTCGCCGCGCACGCGCGTCACCTCCGCGTGCTCGCCCGAGGTGTACGTGTCGAATTCGAGCGAAAGGTCGCACGCGCGGTCGCGGCCGATCCGGACGCGCTCTTGGTTCTCCAGACGCGCCTCCTGCCCGATGTGGGGCCCGTGCACGACGATAAGCCGCGGCGAAACGCCGACGGGCGCCACGTCGGTCGGCGGCTTGGGCAGAAGAGCCGTGCGACCGACGAGCGGATCGACGGCCGGCTCGGGCGAGACGACCCGCCAGAGCATCTCCTGCAGGTTGAACATGCGCTCGGCGACGACGTAGCCTTCGAGCGTGAGGAATCCGGCTTCGACGAGGGCGTCCACGCGCCGCCGATCCTCCGGCGGGATCGGGGACGGCGGCGCGCCCGACCGGCGCGCGGCGATGGCGCCCAGCACGCGCAGCGTCTCCGGGTCGGCCAGCACGGCAAGCGACTCCGACAGACGCTCAAGGAAGCGCGGGTCGGTCACGACGGGATCGGTCGGCGACATTCAGGCGCCCCCCGGGGGTTCGTACTCGCCGAACACCTCGCGGAGCGCGCCGCAGATCTCGCCCGTGGTCGCGCGGATCCGCGCGCAGGCGACGATCGCGGGAAGGAGGTTGTCCTCGCGGCGTGCGGCCGCGGCAAGCTCCGACAGGGCGCTTTGCACGGACCCGGCGTCCCGGCGCGCACGCAGCGCGGCGACAGCCTCCCGCGCGCGCTCCTCCACGGCGGCGCCGATCCGCAGGAGCGCCGGCGGCTCCTCGTCCGTCGCCGCGTGCGCGTTCACGCCCACGACCGCGCGCGTGCCCTCCTCGACGGCCCGCTGGTGAAGGTACGCGGACTCGTGGATGCGCCGTTGCATCCAGCCCCGCTCGATCGCGGAGAGGACGCCGCCCTGCGCATCGATGTCGGCGATCAGGCTCGTGGCCTCCTCCTCCAGGTCGTCCGTGAGCCGCTCCAGGAAAAAGGAGCCGCCGCAAGGGTCGACCGTCGAGGCCACCCCCGATTCGTGCGCGATCACCTGCTGGCTGCGAAGGGCGATGCGCGCGGCCTTCTCGGCGGGAAGGGCAAGCGCCTCGTCGAAGCTGTTCGTGTGAAGCGACTGGCAACCTCCCAGCACGGCCGCCAGGGCCTGGATCGTCACGCGCACGATGTTGTTCTCCGGCTGCTGGGCGGTGAGCATCGAGCCGGCCGTCTGCGCGTGGAAGCGCAGCATGCGCGAGCGCGGGTCCTTTGCGCCAAACTCCTTGGCCATGATGCGGTCCCACATGCGCCGCGCCGCGCGGAACTTCGCGATCTCCTCGAAAAGGTCGTTGTGCGCATTGAAGAAGAAGGAGATGCGCGGCGCAAAGGCGTCCACGGGAAGCCCGCGGGCCACGGCGGCGCGGACGTACTCGCGGCCGTGCGCAAGCGTGAAGCCGAGCTCCTGCGCGGCCGTGGCGCCCGCCTCGCGGATGTGGTAGCCGGAGACGGAGATCGTGTTCCAGCGCGGGACGTTGCGCGCGCAGTACTCCATCACGTCGACCGTGAGGCGCAGGCTTGGCGCCGGCGGGAAGATGTAGGTGCCGCGCGCGACGTACTCCTTGAGGATGTCGTTCTGGACCGTGCCGCCACAATCGGCCTGCGCAAAGCCCTGCTCCATGGCCGTGACGAGGTAGTAGGAGAGAAGCACGGAGGCGGGCGCGTTGATCGTCATGGACGTCGTGACGTCGCGAAGCGGGATCCCGTCGAAGAGACGCCTTGCGTCTTCGACGCTTGCGACCGAGACCCCGACGCGGCCCACCTCCCCAAGCGACCGCGGATCGTCCGGGTCGAGGCCGATCTGCGTCGGAAGGTCGAAGGCGACCGACAGGCCCGTCGTGCCGTGCGACAGGAGGTACCGGTAGCGCGCGTTGCTCTCCTCGGCCGTCGCGTAGCCCGCGTACTGCCGCATCGTCCAGAGCCGACCGCGGTACATGGTGGGCTGCACGCCGCGCGTGAAGGGCGCCGCGCCCGGAAAGCCGAGCTTGCGCGCGGGATCGAAGCCCCGAAGGTCGTCGGGGCCGTAGACCCGCTCGACCGCGCGGCCCGAGAACGTCGCGAAAGGCCCCGGCCGCTCCGGCGAGCGACGGAGGTGCGTCTCCAGGGTCTCCTTGGCCCAACGGGCGCGCGGCCGCGGCGCCGTCCCCTTGGCCGCGCGCGCAGGCTTCTTGGCCGGCGTTCGCCTCCCCCGGGTCACGTCCGCCTCAAATTATCCCTTCTTCATATACCTTCGGAGGTACCCGCTTCGCACGAAACCTTTAGGAAACGAAGGCGCGTGCACGCGGCGTGGACCCCTTGCCCGCAAGCGCGACGGCGAGTGCGCCGCCGGCGCGCCATGACATTCGCTTCCGCTGGAAACCCATCGCCATGGGCTTCGGTTGGATCGCGCTGGGCCTCCTCGCCTTCGTCACGATCCCGTCGCTCTTCGCGCCGTCGTCCGGGCCCGTCCCCTCGGGCGGGCAGGCGCTGGGACTTGGCGTAAGCGTGATCCTCGTCCTGCTCGGGACGCTTGAGATCGTCATC
The window above is part of the Candidatus Thermoplasmatota archaeon genome. Proteins encoded here:
- a CDS encoding FHA domain-containing protein, which encodes MSPTDPVVTDPRFLERLSESLAVLADPETLRVLGAIAARRSGAPPSPIPPEDRRRVDALVEAGFLTLEGYVVAERMFNLQEMLWRVVSPEPAVDPLVGRTALLPKPPTDVAPVGVSPRLIVVHGPHIGQEARLENQERVRIGRDRACDLSLEFDTYTSGEHAEVTRVRGEIGVVDLFSRNGTYVNWRRLPPGGFRALLPGDVVGVGRNLLVFQSVIPPPSG
- a CDS encoding serine/threonine-protein kinase, which encodes MDGRQRGPGGRTIDQTLLLNAVSGIPLAVLGAYLLVRPSRPFNAFFGAFAVAWGAQVLVTNGAAMAPTPELAHRLYLLSIAFLVPQYVFLAYFVSIFPHRGGLLGADNRALVLALSPAAAAAVAIAVAPDTLLSGVRGAPGAWNATWGGLAPWLVHLPRMAAFFLALWAMDRASRQPLAHHEREQARLVAVALCLYLSFAVVHALGQALSGLPAFVAAMGPETVSAYFLIFGASAVILAAAGAGMVARGEPGLALATIALPASVAAVGILLRTPFLLESAGLWRLAAVAIVMYAILRWQLFDLDVRLRRAVPVGAGACAALLSLPLLAPLRAPPDVALAQLPLVALAVAGIGLGAGLAADRLAAHLWPDESAAREALYRRKLEVYQATMIQLLREGNEVSSHERTWLSHLQRSLGLSDRECRVIEALARAAVKRGPPAVERGLHPQGLPDKYVVHRVLGHGTFGRVYLATDSTLQRRVVVKQLLPPWTTTEAVRAAFLREARILARVRHPNVVSIHDVVAHDDDLFLVTEYVEGGTLDELVAREGPLPPAKASAVIRDVLGALAAIHVERICHRDIKPANVLLDARGRAKLADFGIAHTDEADPSLTSLGLTPGTPHFMAPEQAIGGPVDARSDLYAVAAMFHYAITGRPYLKLEGRSVAEVRNAIAVTEPDIPAGQPAWVERFLAKGLSKDPARRFQSAAEMAAFLSDHARSRAVELRTVLN
- a CDS encoding methylmalonyl-CoA mutase family protein, with protein sequence METHLRRSPERPGPFATFSGRAVERVYGPDDLRGFDPARKLGFPGAAPFTRGVQPTMYRGRLWTMRQYAGYATAEESNARYRYLLSHGTTGLSVAFDLPTQIGLDPDDPRSLGEVGRVGVSVASVEDARRLFDGIPLRDVTTSMTINAPASVLLSYYLVTAMEQGFAQADCGGTVQNDILKEYVARGTYIFPPAPSLRLTVDVMEYCARNVPRWNTISVSGYHIREAGATAAQELGFTLAHGREYVRAAVARGLPVDAFAPRISFFFNAHNDLFEEIAKFRAARRMWDRIMAKEFGAKDPRSRMLRFHAQTAGSMLTAQQPENNIVRVTIQALAAVLGGCQSLHTNSFDEALALPAEKAARIALRSQQVIAHESGVASTVDPCGGSFFLERLTDDLEEEATSLIADIDAQGGVLSAIERGWMQRRIHESAYLHQRAVEEGTRAVVGVNAHAATDEEPPALLRIGAAVEERAREAVAALRARRDAGSVQSALSELAAAARREDNLLPAIVACARIRATTGEICGALREVFGEYEPPGGA